From the genome of Pseudomonadota bacterium:
CTTCACTGATGACCAAGGCACGCTCGACACCCGCACCTACGGCTCCAACGATCTGCACACCCCGCACATGGACGCCTTGGCCGAGCGCGGCGTCCGGTTCTCCCAGTTCTACGCTGCCGCCCCGGTCTGCTCACCCTCCCGCGCTGGCCTGCTAACGGGCCGCTACCCCGTCCGCGCTGGGCTGGCAGGCAATGCGGGTTCATCCATGGCACCCGGCGGCATGCCGACGACCGAGATCACCATTGCCGAGATGCTACAAGCGGCAGGCTATGCCACGGCGCACATCGGCAAGTGGCACCTGGGCTACACGCCCGAGACGATGCCCAACGGCCAGGGCTTCGACTACTCGTTCGGGCACATGACGGGCTGCATCGACAACTACTCGCACTTCTACTACTGGGGCGGACCCAACCGCCACGACCTCTGGCAGAACGGCGAGAAGATCTACCGCGACGGCTCGTTCTTCCCAGACCTGATGGTGGAGGAGGCGGGCGCCTTCATGGAGACGCACCGCGACGAGCCGTTCTTCATCTACTTCGCCATGAACGGCCCGCACTACCCGTACCAAGCCGAGGCCAACCTGCTCGCCGAATACGCCGACCTCCCGTACCCGCGCAACCTGTACGCCGCGTTTGTGGCGTCGATGGATGCGCGGATTGGCGCGCTGATGGCGAAGGTGGATGCGCTGGGGCTGCACGAGAATACGCTCGTCATCTTCCAGTCCGACCACGGGCACTCGGTGGAGGAGCGGGCGCATGGCGGTGGCGGCAACGCCGGGCCGTACCGTGGCGCCAAGTTCAGCCTGTTCGAAGGCGGCATCCGCGTCCCGGCCATCGCCTCCATGCCAGGCACGCTGCCCGAGGGCGTCGTGCGCGACCAGATGGCTAAC
Proteins encoded in this window:
- a CDS encoding sulfatase-like hydrolase/transferase, producing MRTPLVPAVLIAFSIAGCSTTPDLRPPTDQPNVIVIFTDDQGTLDTRTYGSNDLHTPHMDALAERGVRFSQFYAAAPVCSPSRAGLLTGRYPVRAGLAGNAGSSMAPGGMPTTEITIAEMLQAAGYATAHIGKWHLGYTPETMPNGQGFDYSFGHMTGCIDNYSHFYYWGGPNRHDLWQNGEKIYRDGSFFPDLMVEEAGAFMETHRDEPFFIYFAMNGPHYPYQAEANLLAEYADLPYPRNLYAAFVASMDARIGALMAKVDALGLHENTLVIFQSDHGHSVEERAHGGGGNAGPYRGAKFSLFEGGIRVPAIASMPGTLPEGVVRDQMANGVDWLPTIAALTGAPLLSDDLDGRSLAPVLNDAEAASPHAQMHWFWATNPDDGFWAVREGPWKLLGNPWDPTGPGRLADRRYLVNLNDDPSETTNLIDAHPEVVEHLEGLHRAWFEQAAANATWRTR